Below is a window of Humulus lupulus chromosome 2, drHumLupu1.1, whole genome shotgun sequence DNA.
CTGTGACAAAATCATACCTGAGCCGTACCTCTCAGACAAGTGCTGACATACCACAATTTTCGTCGATTGGGTGTGTTGGCTCTACCAATGACTTCCATCATGTACTGCGTCCATTGCCAAATGGCACGCCGATGTCGTCGATCATACATGAAGTGGAGAGGAACCTCATTGTGAAAAAATCTATAATAATTGATCTTAGGCAGagggatcatgggtaggtttcctatcacaaggttacctatctcaggtatatcgaccataacctacaatttataaaattgaggtaaataaaataaagcaaagGAAACAGATATGAAAAGACAATACTTACAGTGAGTTTCGGTCTATatttgtgaatgtacatgtgagCTTGTCTACAAAACCGGTTTAGCTCagtgctttgataccaactgtaacatcccataaaatctcttaacataatttcCAGAAAAACACaaccattttataaaaataaggtaaccgaaaatcaatatagtatatgaaCCCTCTAGGACAGCcagactgcttaccttagtcatgagtatgtgaaccctctaggaccacggtcttgagtaaaccttcaaagactagttcaaattattagcttataacttagttatctaaactagtcattaatgTGTTGTaaccaaacatatcataagttgtcaTACCCAGATTCCTTAACACTTGCTTATGGAAATCTTTTATCCAGAAGCGAGTCTTCctgcttagataacactgtagtgaaaccacacagtgactcgAATTAATTATGGCGTTTGATTAATTAAGTTTATGCCTTTAAGTTGAGTGATTATGAATGAACTTAACAAATTTCCAATACTTTAAAAGCATTTGCTCTTAAATATTAAACCTTAGACTAAGCCCTTGAATTTATAGCCTTATCAAATTATTCATAAAAACATGCCTACAAATAATGGTGCCagaaatttggaaataaattctcaattgcataaagagaccactttcttaagcctaaagaaaactttcattaccgctttcttattttccttataaaataaaagtgttaaaCTCTATCTCCcgctttattaaaattataaataaataaaatctattTTCAGTAAATTAAGAAATTCATAAGTTTTATTATCCAAAAAGATTTTATTTCCTCAATTAACCAAATAAATAGTTTTAGTCTTATCTCACACAAGAGTATCATCTTAAGATTTTTCAATAAAATGTaaaacctcattatattttaagtCACTTAAATCTTAACCCTTAATCCATAGAAATTTATCTTATATTTATTTTCAGAAAAAGAAACACGACTTGACTAGTGAATTATAACTTAAAGTTTAAAAAACCAAATCTGTCCAAAACATAATTTGATTTGACAACCATTTTAGAAAAACAAAACTCACAATCTATGGGGTGTTTCTTAGTCAACTCTTGCAGggcatttaattaatataaaaagagtcCAAATAATTAAAACCATCTAAAATTGTTGATTTTAAACTTGTCAAAACATGCATTCTTCAAGCTGTTAGTTTTTCACTCCAGCTTGCACATCAATCACAAAAAGCTTATAACTTGACCTAGACATAACATTTTTTGGTTTTTAAAAATGCTAAAATCAAGTACTCTTCCTAAATAATGAAATTCTAAAAGTCTCATTTGAAAAGTTGAACAATAACCTAGTGTTTGCCCCATTGGAAGCCACTATAACAAAACCATCTTGGCAGCAAACAGTTTTTTAACATCTaaattggaattttttttttttttaacaagagaAAATCTTTATTCAAAAACCAACCAAGTACACAAAACAAAGAGAGCAGCTGCTACAAACCAGCAAACTGCTAACTCAGCAAACTGCTAACTCAGCAAAACACTAAGCAAAAACATAAAAAACTACCAGCCCTCTACAACCTTACGAAAATACATGTCCCTTTTTCTATGAGAAAGAGAACCCAAGCCCAAAACTCTATACTTGACTGATTCCTTGATGTCTAAACTAATGCTACTGGCCAATTTACAAACTGAGTCAAAAATGCAGCTGTTCCTATTGCTCCAAATAATGTACCAGGAAGCAGATAACACTGCATTTACAATCTGGTTCTTCAGATCTCGCTTAGCTTCCAAGCACCAAAGATTAAGCTCCTCATACGATTTAGGCCAATGGAAACAACCCAGCCAACTTCCAATTTCCTCAAACACTTTCCTGGAATAAATGCACTCCATGAACAAATGGCTGTGAGATTCTATTCCAGAATCACAAACAGGGCAGAGATTAGAGGAGAGATGCAAGAAACGGCTCAAATTATCTCTAGTAAGCAACTGATTGTTGAAAATCTGCCAGTATATGAATCTATGTTTGGGCACTATAAGTTTGTTCCACACAGTATCAGCAAACCCAACAGTTTGAGCAGAAATAAGAGTGGTATAAAAGTGTTTAATTCGAAATTTACCTCCCTTAACAGCTTGCCTCAAGGAACCCTCATCAATAACTTGTCTCAGCCTCAACAATTTCTTAAAATACCAGCTCATTTCCTGTTTAATAGGAACAGTCCAAATGATATGCTCTTTCAGATAGATGGAACTAATCCATTTTACGCAAAGGCAGTCTTGTTTGGTTGTTGTCGCCCAAATAAAGTTCGCCATTAAAGCCATGTTCCATTTCTTACCTTCTCGAAAACCAATACCACCCAGCTTTTTAGGGAGACAAACCTTTTCCCAAGAAGGGAGTTGAAGCTTACTTCTATTCCCATTAGTTCCCCAAAGAAAGTCCCGACAGCTTTTATCAATGGCTGCAGTGATTTTGGCCGGAAGTATGAATATACTCATCCAAAAGTTTCTAATACCAAGCAAAACTGAGTGTATAAGTTGGGCACGACCAGCAAACGAAAGATTTCTACTCGCCCAACAATTAAGTTTCTTGTTTAGCTTATCCAGGATCACCCCACATTCTGAAGCTTTCCACTTAGTAGGTCGAAGATGAACCCCCAAGTACTTCAAAGGAAAGGAACCTTCTTCCATATGCATCAACTCAAGAATCTGAACTTTAATGGTATCCTTAACCCCTCCAAagaagatatgagatttagatttGTTCGCAGAGAGCCCTGTAGAACCACAAAATGAAGTGAAAGCTTCTTGAATCTTACTCACTGAACTGACATTACCTTTACAAAAGATAATCAAATCGTCTGCAAAACATAGGTTAGTTAACCTAAGATGTTTACACAAAGGATGAAAACCAAAACCTTTTTTGTCAGAGTAATGAGCAATCTAGTAAGGTACTCCATTATTAGCATAAACAAGAGAGGAGACATTGGGTCCCCTTGCCGAAGGACTTTTTCCCCTTTAAAAGAGCCCTGAATTCTACCATTCATTAGAAGATTATAGCTGGTACCTTTCAAGCAAGCTAGAATCCAGTCGATAAATCTTGAGGGGAAGCAAAGATGCTTAAGCAACTCCTCCACAAAATGCCAGTCAACTGTGTCATAAGCCTTGGTCAGATCTATCTTCATTATACATCTTGCTGAAATATTCTTTCTAGTGTACCCTTTGAGGAGATCCTGGAAAATCATTATATTATGAGCAAGAACTCTGTTTTTTATGAAAGCCCCTTGATTGCTATGAACAAGGAAGGGAAGCACTTCCGAAAGTCTAGTACAAATCATCTTCGATATACACTTGTAGAGAGTATTACAACACGCAATTGGCCTATAGTCACTAGCTGAGTTCAGATCTGCAATCTTAGGAATGAGAGAAATCACCGTTTCATTCAGATCCTTCGGCAAGAACCCATCCTGAAAGAATTCCAACACAGCATTAGAAATTTCATCACCAATATCTGACCATAATCCCTTGAAGAAACCCGAGCCAAAGCCATCCAAACTAGGACTTTTAAAGGAGTGAATGCTAAAAAGAGCCTTCTTCACATCACTCTTGCTAAACGGTCTCAATAACCTGACTTGATGTTCCAAAGACAATCTGTTTCCCTGGTACAAACAGTTTTTATCAATCTCCTTAGAAGCCAAACTTCTCCTCCccataaaattcttaaaatgagagagaaagtgctcAACAACTTTAGAATAATCATCTTCTATTTTGTCTCCAAGAGTGAAAGTCGTAATTTTATTTTCAACTCTTCTCTTCCTCATTATAGCATGAAAGAACCTCGAATTTTCATCACTGAATTTGACCCAATTTAATTTACTCTGTTGTTTGAGATAACTGGCATATCGACTCTGCATAAGTGTAACATTTTGTTGAGCTTGTTTAACTGTTTGATGAAGAGAAAAATCAGATGGATTAGCTGCCAAGGCCTCCTGAACCTTACAGAACTCCTCCTTAGCCTCCCTATAATTCAAAACAACATCTCCAACCTCTTCCCTGTTGAACCTTTTCAAAACATGTTTCACTCTAAACAGTTTCTGAACCACCTTGCTAAGACCTCTACCGGATCCAACAGAAGCATTCCAACAGTGAAGAACAGCTTCTCTGTAACCTCTATACTGCAACCAATTGTTACCATAACGAAAAGGAATGAATCCCACCTTGTTAACTTCTTGACTTCTAATCACATAGAAACTATGATCAGATATACAGTCCCATTTGAAGCATGCTTCAGTTTTAGGGAAAGCATCCAGCCACAAATCATTAATAAAAACTCTAtctaattttgagaaaatttggtCTCCTGCTTCATGTTTGTTCGACCACGTATAGAGAGCACCAGCACATTTAAGTTCCTCTACTTGGCCTAAAGCCAACCAATATTGAGCATCAGCAATATCCTTTGCAAGGATTTGTCTCCCACCATTCCTATCTTGGTAGCTAAACATGGCATTAAAGTCTCCAAAtataatccaaggaaacttcagCTGACCAATACTAGCTAACTTATCCCAAAGTTTTTTCCTCTCCCCCATAGAGTTACTACCATAAACCACTGTAGCGAAAAACAATTTATGCTGGCCACTCACTCTAATCCTACAATGCACAAGTTGAGGATCTTCTAGCAAGATGTCAACCTTCACAAACTTAGCTTGCCAAAAAACCAAGATTCTACCAGATGTAATAGGACTTGAAAAGTAATCCCAATTgtgaaaattattttcaaaaactTCATTAAGCTTCTCATGTTTCACCTTAGTCTCAAATAAAGCACCAAAACCAACCTTATTTTCCTTGCATATTCTAAGAATAGCATTTTGCTTATCTCTTTTATTCATACCCCTCACATTCCATCCTATCATATTACAAACTTCCATCACTTAATTGGTCGAGAAATTCCTTTTGAACCAAAAAAGACTTTGAATCCGGCAACCAAATGACCAACCCCAGATTCTTGAAGAACAGCATAACCATTACCCGAAATAGCCTTGCCTAGAGCTATATCTGTCTTGTGAGGATCTGCCATAACCTGTCTAGACCCTCTCCTTTTAGGAGTAATCCAGTTTCCAGCACCAACAGTACTCCCTGTTTCAACTTGCTGAGCATCATTTGAAATTCCCTGAACAACACTACTTTCCTTTTAATCATTTAGCTCATGTGTGCTCTTTGTCCTCTCCTCATCTACATTACTTGAAGAATTACCCGCTCTGGTTGCAGGACTAACAGACCCAGAAGGCTGTTTAAACTCCTCCTCTGAACAGACTTTAATCTTGTCTAATTTAACTCCATTCTCAACATTGGGTTTCTTCTTCCAAATCAAACCATTAGTCTTGTTACAATTCGCCATAACATGACCTACACTTGAGCAAGCAGCACACTTAGAGGGAAGCCATTCATACTCCACCAACTATTCAACTAATTGATCCCtttcattaataaaagaaatgGATTTCGGAGGGTGATCCGTAATCTCCATATCCACCAAAACCCTTGCATATTTCACCATCGATCTACTTTGCGTCACTTTATCCACCATAATCGGCCTCCCAATAGTGCTCACCATAGCACTAAGACTATTCTTTCCCCAGTATTGCAAACCCAAACCATTCAGCCTAATCCAAACCAGCACCAACTTGACCATTCTCACAGAGTCCATGTCTGAAGTCCAAGGACGAAGAACCACCAGTTTTTTGTCAAAATGAATGACTCCTGTTTCCAATATCAGATCCCGAGTTGCTTCATCCCTGAAGTTAACAAGAGTAAAACCTGAGTGCATTCTTACTATCTTATCAACACCTATGTTTCCCCAAATTCTCTTGACAAACCCTTCAAACACTCTAAAGGGTGGGTTAGCTCCCAGCACAATACATACAATAGCATTTTTCCAGAACGAAGCTTCAGTCTCCACCTCCTCCATGTCTAAACGGGCCACAATTTGGTCACCCACTTTCAGAGGTTCAGTGTAATTCAGGCGAGTAGAAGGGGTAAGAACCTGGTTCGACTTAAATTTACTCCAAACATCCTTAGCCGACCTCTGATATTCGGATCCCTCAGCCTCCTCAACCCAACTCACTGAATTGGGAGAGGTGCGATTCACACTTCCAACACGATTCAAATCGACACCACGTTCCATCTTAAATTGGAAAATTTATAACCCCCAAAATATAGTGAATTTATAAAAACTGAATCATGGggtatatattaaatattttcaaaactttcagccaaaaataataatttttacccACTCAACTAACTATTCAAAGTTTTAAGGTCGGAACTGCCAAACCCTAATCCAGCTTGCACTAGATCCCCAAAAAGCTCATAACTTGAGTTATATAAAATGTTTTTCAGTGGTTCAAAATGTTAAAATCATTTAATATTTCCAAATAATGCATTACAAAAACTCTCATTGAATAATTAGgttgtttaggtatgatttgtCCCTTTTTAATCCACTGAAAAATTTTGTCAGCAAACATGCATCAACCAATCCTATGGAACTTTGGATTCCAAGCTACCAAACACCACATAAACAACATGCATGCATCATCAGCCCACAAAATAACCTTATTACAACCCAAATAACTAATTTAACTCacaaaacaacaatcaaattcagATTTTCTAAACCCATTAAAATGTTATGGTAAGAATCAAGATTTTTACCTCTTTATGTTCAAGCCTTTGGGGTGGTTGAGCTCTTAGGGTTTCAGATCACTTCTCAACACTTCACACACTTAAATCCCTTCCCATAAACACTAAGAATCAGATTATAAatctagaaaaagaaaaggagagggATGCTTAAAAAGAATTTGCTCTAGGGTTTACCTCTTTCAAAAATTTCTTTCTAAGCTTGCATGCATGTAGATGATAGTGCTCACACTTGCATCAATCATACCTAAGTTTGAGATGATGGATGTGGTGAGTGTTAAACCAACATGGATAGAGTTTTAGAACCCTTAAAGGTTCGGTCAACATAGGAAtaagaaggaaagaaagatggTAAGAAGAAACAAGAGAACTCGCCCTTTTTCTTAACTTTGGTTCAAGCTTTTTGTGAAACCTTCAATGGAGCTTCTTCAACTTTTAAGGGGCTGAGATGAATAGTGTTTCATGAAGTAGAAAACAATTATTAAAACTAGccatgaagaagaaaaaaatatatggaGAAAAAATGACATAGTTAGAGCATTTTTACCTTAGGATttgtagagttttttttttcaatggtgCTCTAACttctagagagagaagggagCTTTGAGAGAGATGAGTGTGTGCTGAAAAAAAATCCAATAGAGTaagagagagggggggggggggggggggggggggtttggtTGGGGTCTTTGGGTGGTGAGGTTGAGTGTTTAGTtagcttagttttcttttcaataataaaaaaagaaagatGATAACATAGGAAAATAATGATGGCTATTTTCTTGAAATTCTATTGGGCAAGTTTTTCCCCCTCAAGCACTCTACATAACCTGCCACACATGCCTCAAAGTGcccttaatttaaattttattaatcctCAAATAAGCTTGAACATAAGGTCAAAAAGGCATTTATCATAGTGTatagttttgattaatatttcttagtgaagaaaaatcaatttaaataaaatgtgacatcACCAAACttgtcatattttattattaaaataactaagagttatttttttaagtttatgatCAAACTTagtttttccataattattccatcaaaaatattttatcctagatttttacccgattaggtcTTTTGACCCGGTCCACGAGCAAAGGTCTCAGTTTTCTAAAAAACCGCACTTACCACAATATAgctagcattcaaacatcacgaacttcttgtaacataaaatatTCCTCcaaaataatacataatacaagGAATTAAAATACCCGAACTAAGGTTTACCCAGTGCGCTAAACGCGGGGTGTTACGTTAATGATTTTGTTATGGTAATCATTGGTATAGGTTTAACCTATTAAATAAATCtgaatattaatttatatttttattaaggtTTTATTTAATAGGTTTAAGAGAATTCAAAAGGGGTCCAACACCCAAGATTTtccaaaacttaaattaaaataatctttttaaataaaaatcaactTTTTATTCCAAATTCTcttaattaatctaaaataatcaaaatttataataattatttttaattgtttcaattcaaatttagttattaatgtttttaattaaagtgattttattagaaaatatgtGAAGTTATTGGTAACAAGCAAAGAAAGGATAATCTCAGTTAAGCTAGGAGGCTTCCGAAACTAGATTCTTCAACTAGGCTCGATAGTGAGAATAGAGTGGGAAATGTTGTAAAAAACCGATTTTCAATTAACTGGACTTGTTAAGAGAAGTTTTGTTGAAAGTTTTAAATGCTCCTTAGACGACTAAACTAAGTAGGGGTGATAATACCCTTACTTAATAAACAGTAACGACTAAAATTCCCCATTGGTTTATTTATAACTTAATTTCCATAACTAATCCGAGTATACTTTCTAAATTACAGTATTGGCCAAAATGACCATATAATTGTGGTCTAAGGATTTATGCTCGGAGCAAAGGAATCCAAGTAAGTCAACCATTGACTttgttggctacaacatgaaacatatTAGTGTGTCGATTGCTTGAAATAGGATATTAAACTAGTTGTGGGAAGGGGATCAATTGGAGACAATGACTAGGGGTGCATAGACCATTTCTGGGATTGTGCGGTAGGTACCCCACCTATGTTAGCTAAGTGCAGACGGTTTCTTCCTTTGACGTTCTTTTAGTTCAGTTCAAGTTTGTGACAACTAGTATCAATTCGGTTAAAGTTTGTGACAATTATTATTAGTTTGGTTCATGTCCGTGACAATTATTATCGGTCTAGTTCAAGTCCGTGACAATTACTATTAGGTCTGGTTCAAGTCCGTGACCTCCAGTTCGGTACAAGTCCGTGATATCTGGCTATGGGTTAAGCATACTAGTAAAACCTAGAAGTCTCAATGAGCTTGTGTAACTCTAGTTTCACTCTTGATAATACTtatgccctaggtaacatgaaGGTTACCATGGTTGGGGACTTAGGGCAGGGTTATCAGTGCTGAGAGTTGGGTCTCCACCATTGTTTATTTTAAGAGGGCGCTCAAACGCTCCTACTTTATTGACTACTCCCATGTTGTCTTCTAGGATCTTTGTTATGAATattgttcatatatatatatatgctttttctgggattttctgcgtgcaaGGTTGATTTGAATATTTATGATTATCGagcataaccataagtttgccatGACGCTTTGGCGTTCTTGAATTGTCTGTTTAGGGTCCGGATTTATCTGGAACCCTAATTCTGTAAGTGGTTTGATTTCCGGTCAATAACTTGGTCATTGACCCCTGTCTGCTTTTATGATTTCATGCtgtaaggttgaacttactaaggattttcgcttacctagttgtttcatgtggtaggtaagtgcaagggcaaagtggagcagtgagcgtCGGATTCTACTAACAGGAGTGTGCATGTGGCCCGACCTTTGGGGAATGTTTTGAGAAAATGTCTTTTGGGGCTAAAAGTGTTTTATTTGTTATGTTTAAACCATTTATGTTTACTTTAGTTGTTTAATAACAGAACTAACTGGTTAAGTGTGCGCACACaactttctatttttaatttttttacgtCAATTTTTGGGACATGTTTATAATGAAAATGTTATTTTCTGCATTGTTTTTGGTCTTGTATTTTCGAGTCTTTACACAACGGGCTCTTAAGGACATTCCTCAATTAGGAGAAATTTATGGTTCTCATAAATTTTCATCAAATTTGATTTGAcgtccatcttataaaattatcaccgtTAAGTTTTTCAAGTAAAAGTAAAGCAGTAATTGGATTGCCCATGTTTGAcattattgaaagaaataaaatacaaaaatattatgatttgaaaatatcaataaaatCAAGAAGTAAACATGaagcatgaatgcaacaattaaaatacataaacttaatatttactattccacgattaAACTACCTGacaattaaagtgtcgccttaggatCGGTCAAGTTAATTTCAGACAGTTCATAAGAcactcttatctttattatttaaaacaaaaaataactcatattttctctattaaaaataaagtaccgctTGTTTAgtcaagatacaattatccaTTACAAAAGCTTAATTATATCTTTGTAAGTGTTACCAATTATTTCGGAatttatgacttaacttagatagtgccgccttagggttggtcaaacctaaaatacatcacccTTTCATATCTTCTTAAGAAGCCAACATTGATATTAATATGACCAAAAACCTTCATTAGGGGAATGGAAACAAAATCACCTCGAGACGCTAATCATATTTTAcgatgttgtactaataatggagaccataggtcacattaagATGtcaaccttctcccacttactattgtagaatatatgtgtttattaaactaatcaattaattacaaattaattattagtTCATTTATAAcactatgaatgtaattaattacaaaaatcatataattataaaagagactgtttctataattaaagtgatctaaataattacccattacattcatcgaactttactaaaatattttttaaataaagttggttatcctaAAAGGCCTATAATAACTATTgcatttattatggtgtgatttaccaagttttatctaatttaagacttagtagtttacatgcaattcatttcaccaaaacaattcacataaacatatagacaatccaagataatcatgtttctacaaaaGAGATGTatgattaattaaaattgtgCGGGGCTTCATGTGTGGCATGTAATAAaataatgcatgatcatgttatcaatcaaacataaaTTAACGTTTATTTAAACAAGTACTATAaattaataaacaataaatgatgaacttaatactattgggtatttctaaatttaaaacccttgaaaaaatagaaatttaaattacaaagtgGGCTTCAGTTGTTTACAATACTCTaaactagagctgtaaatacgggccagattttctagcacggcacgaaaccggtacaagcccgggaggcacgagtacgacacgacacgaaaaaatatgggcttgggccaggcatgacacgaattgaaaattggtacggcacggcacgacactgcacgacatgggcctgagcacggcacgacacgacaagcccgaaggcatgACACGAAAGCACAAACAagctagcccgaaagcacgacatgataaaaaacccgatattttgacattaataatgataataaatttttatttgtcaattatgtataaattaaaattataataaaagtatattatttttatcaattttatatttttataattatattaatttattttaagatttgtgagttaaaatttttagtatttattattaggtattcaaattctaattattatttttgatataattttgtgcaaagtattgttaaaaagtatataaaaatatcttaaactataattttaaaaaaaatgtatttggattggtggtgagtccattgattgttaaagaggaggtatagggttcaattccccatcctcacattttttggcaataataaaataGGCCTAAAAGtaggcccaaatttgggcccaaaTAAGGAAAGTGGGTCGGCCCGACTTGGGCCCAAGACGGCATGAGCACGACACAACATGGGGTCGGGCCCATGAGCCATgctgggcttactctttcaaatattGGCCGGCCTGACCCGGCACAAATTGAAATACGGGCTCGGCTCGACCCAAATTATTCGAaggcacgaaaaatgtgggccgggccgggccaggccgcccacatttacagctctactcTAAACTACTTCTCCTTCTATAAGGCCCATATCTTCATAATCTTTAGGAATCTATTAGGCccaataattaattagaaactaattttctaattaattatttaattaaaacaattttttaattaaataaacttttttataatctttttaatttagttgaatttaaataattaaaagaatcacattcaaataattatttaaaattaagataagatcttaacaaactaaaatatattttatttttctaataaaaataaaaataagataattaatttttgaattcagcaaattttaaaattcatttaaataaaagataattgcTAAAAATAGGGATTAGTTGGGCACCATTGTTTGGTGCCCTAGACTAGGGCCGGGGCATGGGGAAAGCCTGTAACACCCCAAATCCTAACCCCGAGACCTCATTAGGGCACTATTCATTTCAAATCGTTTTAAAGAATGAAAACCAAATGATAGACTAAATAGTGCATAAAACTTTGCTAAAAACATTCTTATTAAAACATGCAACATTCAGATATtcgtaatttaaaataaaacactTATCTTAAATGTAAGTGATCAAACAAAACTATTTTTGGTCTCCATTCATAATAAAATACCTTTAACACCACATGAATAAAAAAGTTGATTAAAACTTTGGCGTTTACATCCTTTTGATTGTAACAAGGTTGAGAGGCTCTCATGATATACATTCCTTTCTAGATTGGACTTCACTCGTCGCCATGAAACAAAACTAACATGTGgcacctgcaacacagagtactCGTGAGCTAACGTCGatcaagaagagctatgtaggtcaCAACCCAAAAGCCCAGTCATAAAACCATATACTAtctattatattatttcatataatataatcttagattaaataatgtgacaaaatgtgatttgtcacaccttgtaacatattattgagagtcacaaaattagacacatgtgtgtgcccaaatgtgacatattttggagtgaCAAAATCAATTAccaatttgtaactcccaaatattacccaataatgtgtatattatatgttacacatttgagattggatttcacaaaatcatgatgaaatatggctgttggagacatattTTAACTCCCAAtgggtgtttggaggttacaaaatcatgtgggaaaggatttgggatgttttggaacgttttggaaaaatgacttttttgtgctgaaaatggcttgtggtcgcggcctgggggacagaagctagtggTTGTGGCCACTAAAAAGTCCTATCTGAGGCGAGTGAGGCTAGCAGcctatttggtttttcagttttttccaaatttaaC
It encodes the following:
- the LOC133814785 gene encoding uncharacterized protein LOC133814785, with product MEVCNMIGWNVRGMNKRDKQNAILRICKENKVGFGALFETKVKHEKLNEVFENNFHNWDYFSSPITSGRILVFWQAKFVKVDILLEDPQLVHCRIRVSGQHKLFFATVVYGSNSMGERKKLWDKLASIGQLKFPWIIFGDFNAMFSYQDRNGGRQILAKDIADAQYWLALGQVEELKCAGALYTWSNKHEAGDQIFSKLDRVFINDLWLDAFPKTEACFKWDCISDHSFYVIRSQEVNKVGFIPFRYGNNWLQYRGYREAVLHCWNASVGSGRGLSKVVQKLFRVKHVLKRFNREEVGDVVLNYREAKEEFCKVQEALAANPSDFSLHQTVKQAQQNVTLMQSRYASYLKQQSKLNWVKFSDENSRFFHAIMRKRRVENKITTFTLGDKIEDDYSKVVEHFLSHFKNFMGRRSLASKEIDKNCLYQGNRLSLEHQVRLLRPFSKSDVKKALFSIHSFKSPSLDGFGSGFFKGLWSDIGDEISNAVLEFFQDGFLPKDLNETVISLIPKIADLNSASDYRPIACCNTLYKCISKMICTRLSEVLPFLVHSNQGAFIKNRVLAHNIMIFQDLLKGYTRKNISARCIMKIDLTKAYDTVDWHFVEELLKHLCFPSRFIDWILACLKDDLIIFCKGNVSSVSKIQEAFTSFCGSTGLSANKSKSHIFFGGVKDTIKVQILELMHMEEGSFPLKYLGVHLRPTKWKASECGVILDKLNKKLNCWASRNLSFAGRAQLIHSVLLGIRNFWMSIFILPAKITAAIDKSCRDFLWGTNGNRSKLQLPSWEKVCLPKKLGGIGFREGKKWNMALMANFIWATTTKQDCLCVKWISSIYLKEHIIWTVPIKQEMSWYFKKLLRLRQVIDEGSLRQAVKGGKFRIKHFYTTLISAQTVGFADTVWNKLIVPKHRFIYWQIFNNQLLTRDNLSRFLHLSSNLCPVCDSGIESHSHLFMECIYSRKVFEEIGSWLGCFHWPKSYEELNLWCLEAKRDLKNQIVNAVLSASWYIIWSNRNSCIFDSVCKLASSISLDIKESVKYRVLGLGSLSHRKRDMYFRKVVEGW